In the Pseudomonas sp. DTU_2021_1001937_2_SI_NGA_ILE_001 genome, one interval contains:
- a CDS encoding TIGR02281 family clan AA aspartic protease: protein MSQPLPGQRAGKVLMILAWVAGLFLATRLFGLWEERQYNPNAEMLSQHGDGYIEVRLASNRQGHFVGTARINDRDVPFMIDTGATDVAVPGEVADELGLQRGLPVTLNTANGRVQGFRTRLERLQLGDIVLNDVRALVTPSLEGREVLLGMSAMKQLEFTQRGGTLLLRQTTQ from the coding sequence ATGAGCCAGCCTTTGCCCGGCCAGCGCGCCGGCAAGGTGCTGATGATCCTGGCCTGGGTGGCCGGGCTGTTCCTGGCCACTCGGCTGTTCGGCCTGTGGGAGGAACGCCAGTACAACCCTAACGCCGAAATGCTTTCCCAGCACGGCGACGGTTACATCGAAGTGCGCCTGGCCAGTAACCGTCAGGGGCATTTCGTCGGTACCGCGCGCATCAACGACCGCGACGTGCCATTCATGATCGACACCGGCGCCACCGATGTGGCGGTGCCCGGTGAAGTGGCCGACGAGCTGGGACTGCAGCGCGGCCTGCCGGTCACCCTGAATACCGCCAACGGCCGGGTGCAGGGCTTTCGCACCCGGCTCGAACGCCTGCAGCTGGGCGACATCGTGCTCAACGATGTACGCGCCCTGGTCACCCCGAGCCTGGAAGGCCGGGAGGTTCTGCTGGGCATGAGCGCCATGAAACAACTCGAATTCACCCAGCGTGGCGGCACCTTGCTGCTGCGCCAGACGACCCAATGA